AGCAtattgaaaatattatcatCATCGTTTGAAGGTGAACAGCAAGGAGGTCTGCCCCTGTTTGCTGTTCTTCTCTCTGCTAGGAAATCCTTTTTATCTAATCCTGTTCATTGAATTGGAATTCATGAGCTGAGGAATTTTCCAGTGTTCCTAAACCCATCAGAAAACTGGTGTCGTCATCGTGGCAAGACAGCTCCTGAAGattgtattttaatttcgttttatttACAATGATACTGAAAGCTGTTATACTAATTGGGGGTCCCTCGAAAGGTTTGTCCTCTCGCAATACAGTCGTCTTTAAAATACAGATTCTGCGACGTAGAAACTAATATAACCTCGCGTATAATTGTAAATGTTAGTCAACCGAAAAAGTCATTTAGCTTGTAGCTGTACAGACTGACTAACGATGAGGAATCACGAAATCATGAATCAAAGCTGTACTTTTCAGGAACCAGGTTCAGACCCCTTTCGTTGGATATACCGAAGCCATTATTCCCAGTTGCTGGATTACCAGTAATACAGCACCATATAGAAGCATGCTCCGAAGTGAAAGACCTCAGCGAGATACTGATAATTGGCTCGTACCTCGCGAGCGACTTGTCTCATTTCATCCAAGAGATGATCAGCGCGTACGGCATTACGATTAGGTATCTCCAAGAGTTCACGACGCTGGGAACCGCGGGGGGCATGTACCATTTCCGCGATCAAATACGATCTGGGAGCCCCGCGTACTTCTTCGTGATGAACGGCGACGTCTGCGCCGATTTCCCTTTAAAAGAGATACTGGAATTTCATACGGAGAAGCGAGCATTGCTCACCATCATGGCTACAGAAGCGACCAGGCAGCAGTCCTTGAATTACGGCTGCATGGTGCTCGATAAAGAAGGAAAGGTCACTCACTATGTAGAAAAGCCGTCGACGTTCGTTTCGACTTTGATCAACTGCGGAGTCTATCTTGCTTCCCCAGATATCTTCCAAACTATGGCGGAGGCTTTCAACGCCGGACAGCAGCAAGAGAACTTTACGTAAGACTTTTTGAATATCCTCGTGTTGCTAAATGATCATTCACAGGCATGTAATTTGTAGGCAGTTCAATGGCAACGGTAGAGACCCGGCTCACATATCCTTCGAGCAGGGCATATTAACAAGATTAGCGGGAGCTGGTTGCTTATTCGCGTTACCTGTTCGGAGATGGTGGTCGCAAGTTAAAACAGCAGGCTCCGCCATATATGCTAATCGTCACTACCTAGCTCTTTACAATGCGAAACACCAGAAACGCCTTGCTTCTACAGTTAACGGGCCTTGCCACATTATCGGCGACGTTTATATCCATCCTTCTGCTACTGTACATTCAACGGCAGTGGTAAACAGGCTTTTTGTACTATGTCCGCAAAAGTCAGCAGTCTCTTCtgataaaatattcaaattaaagTATGATTATTTCATTTACAGCTGGGCCCAAACGTGAGCATAGGTCCAAACACTGTCATCGCTCTTGGTGTTAGGATAAGAGAGTCGATTATATTAGCCAATGCTCACGTACAATCACATTCCATCGTTTTACATAGCATTGTTGGAAAAGGCAGCTTTGTGGGAGAATGGGCGCGCATAGAAGGGACGCCCTGCGATCCCAATCCTAACAAGCCGTTcgcaaaaatggaaaatttgccTCTGTTCAACGCCAACGGGAAGCTGAACCCCTCTATAACAATTCTCGGTAATTAGCTtattaagggaggattctcgtgtaacagtctccaaaatttatgaattttgttTGGAAAagctatttttaatattgcattaaactcttttgggatgtaaggaggcatctttaaatttgcagaaaatattttctttatgtCGATccatcttattatttattaattattgtggaatctcttcgacgatgttggcgtcaggtgtagcacctgctgCAATCATctaattgcaaaaagaagaaaattttcttgaagttaaataatttacgctgggactggacctaaaattttaattttatttccacgACTCACGTTCCAGGAACAAGCGTACATTTGGCAGCTGAGAAGATTCTATTGAATTCCATTGTCCTACCGCACAAGGAGCTCACGAGAAACTTTAAGAACGAGATTATTCTTTAAGGGGCCCGTGTCTCGCAGGTTGAAATTGAAATCGCTCGGAGTATCTAAAACAAGGTACTcctattaaatgattttatacaTACAGTTCCTTTCTTCGTCGACTTTTATGCATTTAAAACTATCGATTCGTTGCACAATGACGTTAGCACAAAAAGAATCTTTTACCGAGAAACCGATACCGATGCACAACATGTAAATCCATAAACTATTTATATggatataaatgttttttacgaTTTTATTGTACAAAACTGTACATTTGTAAATTGTTAATATATACGAAGGCATACTGTACGTAGtataaagaatatatatatgtaaagctTTCCGACGCTCGTATTGTGTGTTACTCTATTTATATTTGTACATTTACATTTGTAAGTTAGGCACAGATTCAACCTTACTATTCAATAAGTTACAAAGAGCGATGATAAACAGTTTTGTCGTCAGCGTGAAAAATTACTCCAAACTTGATCGAAGGATTTTTCCTTAACGAAAACAAGAAGCTTGCACAATATcctataaataaatatgtaaagtGCATATATTGTAATAAATTGTAATGCGAAGGTAAATGTATACTTCGTCGAGAAATGTACATATACTAGATGTGAGAAAGAGACTGAAATACTTTACATAGACTTTGTGTATTATATGGGAAGATACGAGCATTTACTTTTctattatgaaataaatattattgatCTGAATATCCCACACGTTTGAGTCATTCATCCTCTCAGAGCAACATACGCGAAAAGAGAATAGTCATAAAGCAACGATATGCACGTCTTTGTACGCTATGTATTTTCTACTAAAATACAATTAAGAGAatcaataatttattttaaaaggtTTGCATCCTCGTAGAATAACTGCGCTTGTATAAAAGCCTGCGTACTATTTCTAAAAATTGGTCGTTTAAATAAACACGTAGCTGGTTATCAGATACGTCTTAACTTTGTACATAGAAGAGCATTTTTACCATCACAAGGAACCAAGTATTACGGTGCTTTGAAATTTGAGAAGCTGGCAAATCGTTTCTCAGAATTCAAAGTTCCACCTTCATTCCTGTTCTCTATCTTAGGAATCTCGATCTGGACATAGTACATTACAGGACATCTCATGTGTAAAAGGAAAGAGAGTCGTTCTTCGAAAAATAGAACATATACAGTCTTTTTTGTCTCGAGTCTTCGATTAACTTATATAATCTCTGAAGGTATGTTATTAAAAAGAAACGAGAGCCTCAGAGCTTCGTTTCGTGTTTGACCCTGTTTCTGAATAGTTGACTTGGTCGCAGCAGACCCTGAGAGTTGTTCAGATAAGAATTCCCTGAGATTATAGCCGCTGCCGTGGGATCCGGATTGGAATTTAAGAACTCGCTCTTCCCATCGTCTTCGAACGCGtactgttgctgttgctgcgtaTCCCCGTGATTATTGTGCCTGTGGTTGTTCTTCATGCGAAACTGCATTTCCGAATCCGTCTCGTCTTCGTTATCCGCGCTATCTACATCTCCTGGGCAGACATTAACGTGCATATGCAAAGTGTTTTGGCACATTTAAAGTGGAATTAATCTACAGCGATACATAAAACGTGAAATCATAAATATCAGGATCTACCTACCGTCAGAGCTATTCGTTGAAGGCAAGTAGAAACGCGAGGCTGTGACCTTATTGTTCCCCACGCGTCGTTCTCGCTCCCTGGCAGTGTTATTCGGATGATTGTATTTAAATTCACGAGGGAGCGTGTAGCTTCGTGGTAACGATATCTGACTGCCCTCCATATCGCTAATTTCCCCATCCACTTCACCCTCGCCCTTAGAACTCTCCTCTCCCCCGTTTTGACTCGAGCGTAGTCTGCAGTTCATTTTTAATGAATTACTCCCCTCGCCCTTCGATCTCTATAAATTGTTGAGCAAGCATGTGGTACGGCAAATTACCTATGACTAACGTGGGAGGATGGCGCCCAATGGGCGTAATGATGAGGAAGACATCGCGGCGCAAGTAATATCTCCGGTGTATCCGCTCTCTCCCTCTGCGTCGCCCTCCACGAGTTCGAGGGATGGACATTCGGGTAATAGGAAGAGGACGGCGGCGGTGGTAAAAGGCAATGCATCTTCACCGGTGGCCACGAAGATAACGTTACTCCGCCGTTCTGATCGATTACAGACGGAACAGACGAGAACAAAGGGGAACTGGGAGAAGTGTGCAGCTTCGTATTAGGTGGAGGTTGTTGGTTCGACGCaggcgaggacgagaacgaggaggcTGAAGCCGAGGGCGGAGGGAACAGCTTTCCTTCCTTTATCTCTTCTTGTATAGCTCGTAATTCTCGTAACTGTTGCTGCTTCTTCTCTTGAAGCTTCTCCCTGATCAAATTAACGCTCAGGGAGCCGCCGCCAGTTCCAGCATCCGTTTCAATCTTCTGCTCGTTCGGGTGATCGCTCTGCCccgaaataatgaatttatacgGTGCAAGTTCAAAGGAGGGTGTACAAACTTACAAATTCAATGTATAAAGTAATTTCTTACCTGTACCACACTGGAGGAAGTCACGGACTTCTTCCAGAACGGTATCAATTGGCGAGAATTGCTGTTCATGCCGAGCCACTGTTTCGTGTCCCCTACCGCGTTCATAGAAGCTGTTACTGCTCCTGTTTGTGACTGCGGTGGCGGAGGAGGCACGAAAGTAGTTGGCTTCTTCTTTTTCCGATTTGGATTTACTACGGCTGGATTGGCGAAGCGACAATTAAACACCCCTGGTATACCACCGTTGCTCAATTTCACCTTCCTCATTCCCATATTCATATTTACTTTCTTGTCTTCTGTGTATTCTATCTGCTTCTCCTCCAGATTATCCTGCAAACATTGCATCTTTCTTGTAAAAACGATACTGGCTTCCCTACGTTCCCAATCACGTACCTGATTTGGCAGTGTTGTGAGATTCGAAGCCGTCATTCGACCTCCAGCTTCGTACCTCAATCTTCTTACATGAAAAAACCTAAGATCAAAGGTATAGTTACTGTTAGTAGGTGAGCTTTACAAAGCTAACGAATAAAGTTGCATGATTTCGCAGTTACCTGTAGTAAAGACCCATGAAGAACATACCGCCGAAAAATAAAGCTAAGAGCGTAAGTACTAGAGTTACGGGATTAGGGTGGTTCTGGTGTGGGAGAAGGTCGCTTCTGTTAATACCCACTATCCATACACCGATCAGCAGGCTGTTTTCCAGAAACATTACTGAGTAAAATATCACCTATGCGGATACATCGAGATTATTGACAAGAATGCTATCACTCGAGTACGCTGCGCATCGAAGGCTTACCATTTTCTGGCGATGATTCGTCTCGTGCAAATTCACATACGCGAATATGTAGACGAATGCGAGCAGCGAGGCCAGAGATGCTTTCCTTAAAATAGGCAAATGTTCACCGCCGTGGAAGAGGCCATCTGGAGTGAGCAGCAGCCACATCAGCATCGACAGCCAGTGGAGAGCCATGACGATCAACAGCCACTGTCCGCCGTAGAGCGAAGCGTAAGCTACCAATACTCCGACTCTGGCGCTGACGGTTCCCAAGCGCCACGCTAGTTGCGCCAGCACACCTAGCCATGTCAGCACCAACCGCTCTAAGTTACGAAGACGTGCAGCGCCTTTGCTAAAGCTAGCCACTGCCCAACAAACGCTCCACAGGGAGAGCCCAACAGACACAGCGGTCAGTTTCGCTAGCTTATCGCCGTCCCTGTTCTcgctttccttctcttttccaaCATCTGTGTTCGGCTCGTTATTAAATCCAATCGATAGCAGATACAACTGCAGGAGCAACATTGGAGCAGCTTCGCAGAAAGCATGAACGAGACGTAGTACACAAAGCTCCCTCACCTGACGATGCATAAAGGGTTTatagcagggttgactaactggtggctcgcgagctcaCCGGGGGCTAACCAGGGGCTCCTCCGTAGTCcaccttgctgctacgctgaacagccctcctccatacctaccagactctgaggatcgcagtggattcctccttcttttcttctcttttcgactgcgatcgtcagagtctggtagataTGGAGGGggtcgttcagcgtggcagcaaggcggaggtgcccccggtggcccgcgagccaccagttagtcaaccctgacttATAGAAAtcgataataaatgaataacagGGTGCCGAGGATTATTACAGGTTTCACTAACTTGGCTCGTTAGGACCTGAAGAATCAAACTCACCTCGTGTTTCACATAAGTTAAATTAACTGGAATAAATAGTTTGAAGTATCTCCACAGTACTCCGACTTGAGTTGAATGAAGTAATAGGACACACCATATCGCCCAGTTTCCGTTCTCCTTCTTCTCATTTATATTCTTGCCGGTCAGCCTGCCCCTGGCACCCCATAAATACCATCGCACGCTGATAATCTGAAAGGAATAAAAGAGCGAAAGTGACGTAGACGAAATCACATGGAAAAGCATCAGGATTCTTCGGTGTCATGAAAACTGACCTGAGAGATGATCAACGAGGTCGCTATGAGAACGATGCTCAAAGGAAACAGAATCGGAGGGGCCGCAGAATGATGCGCGAGGGCATACACCATTGCAAAGTCGAAGACAACGTCGCAGAAGTACGACGCCAGAGAAATTATGTTAAACAGTACATCGCACAACGGTAAGAATTCGTGCTGGTGCTGTGTCTGTAGATGCTGGGCCATAATGGGCTTTCGTTATCCATTTGGATTATCCAGCACCTTTTCCCTCTGTCAACCTATACCACACATTCCACGACGTGGAAACTCTGTAACGTTAAAATCACTCCGAGTTGAAAAGAGTTAATAGCACCGGAGTTACGAGGATTACTCTTACATTAACGAGATTCTAATCATAATCGATGAGAGAAGATCGCGCGCCACTGATgacattttacaaaatcgaaagCCGCGCTtcgtattttaataaaaaacggAATCGCTCCTTCGGTTTTTCTAATGACaaccatttttaaatttctcatGAAGTTAGCATTTAATTAACAGGTGGTCAGAATCGATAGATACGAATTCAAATAAACCGAGTTCCGTCCGCGTCCCGCGTGTCGAGGATtaatgaacaaaattattaagaattacaaaaatgagACCAGAATAACACGAACTACGCGACGCTTTCGCGATAAACCTTAAATGACGCTTATAAATCGACATATAGAGATTAATTTTTTACGGAGTGGAATGGGATGTTAGTCGAAACGTGTCAGTGCTTAACGGGAAATGGGACGAGAAAAATCGTGACGATCGTGGCTTGGAATTACTGCTTAACAGTCCGAGAAGAACAGAAGAGGAAGAATAGAGAAATTGCAGGGCGTAGGTGGGAGCGAGTTTGCTTACCACATTCCTGAGATGTCACCCGAATGAGTAATCAGAAAAGTAACATTCTCGTCTAGATGCTGCCCCGCGCGAGCCTGGACCAGCGTTGGAATGCGAGGAATTTATCTGTATACTTCGCGGACGCTttcaaaaatagatttttttttcaccggCTGACCGTGCCTCGAGCCCCTCTCCGGCCATCCCGCTACATTTTTCGCGGATTCACGCTCGAGCTGGACGGTTCGCACGATTTCAAAGGAACGCTGCACGCGGAATACCTGTTGATTCGAGGGACGACTATACGACACTATCTATACACTGCACTTATCGGCGCTCCACTAACTCTAAAACGTGAGATTGCCGACTGAGTAGTCAGGAATGCCGGGCAGCGGTTCTCAAGCGCGACTATACATAAAAATGATTGATCAATCTTTCGCATTCTTTGGCCAGCGGTGCTCAAAATGTCCACGTAGCCGAATGGAGAACTAAGGGTTTTGTAAACTGTAGATTTCACGAACGGTGCATGCTGTTGAATTAACGTTACGCGGCTTATTTTGGGAAGAAGTAAACGCGAGTTATATTATTCGTGCATTAAATTGGGAGATGCTACGTGCACGCTGAAAAATTATAACGTAGATGCTGACATTCATTTATTTCCATGGTTCTTTAATACTTTACGCGAAGCAACATCTACAATGGTTTGAATAATATTTGTTGCTAATTACTTCGGATACTGACGAACCCTCGGTACATAATTTTATGATTATAGTATCCTCAGTTACTCGGCTCTTCGTCTTTTCGCCATTTCTCTCACGTACGCACTACATTATCTTCAAATGAAATTGCAATCCGCGGCTCGCGTttgtttgtatttgaatttcggCGGCTCGAACAGTGCCGATTCAAATTGTGTGCGCGAAACGGCGCGACGCTAATCGaacattttctttctttttttaaaacaatatttcaaaCGTTCTCGGAACAgttaatattcttctttttcgtATAAACattagtaaattttataaaagtatccTAAGGTCACTTCTAAAACCCTTAAGTTTGTAGTTTGGTCAAACTTTTTACTACATGAGCCAACAGAAGATATTAATTACTCTTTGCGTAATTACAAGATGGTAAAATAGATCATTTCGTATAAACCTAGTTACGCTTTACTTAAGCTACGCAATGACACTGGATATTTCGTGTAGATAACAAATTCAACGAAAATCTAGTTCCTTTTAAACATACCAATTTAACTTCAACTTTACATAGACAATTACGCGCGTACGATCGGATATGTCTACTGGCGTTAAAGTATACCAATACTTAAATTAAAGTTCCTCTTCAACAAGGAGTAAAAAAAGgcataattaaattattaagaatTACCCACTGTTACGACTATAGCAATAAATAATACTTATTGTATTCTTTATCAGAATAGGTGAGCCTCTTTCacccgttaatttaaaaaaattaacattattttattttgcttCAAATACCAAATACAGTGATTAAAAAATGGTTTCCGTCCTTAAACGTTTACTAGACCCAACAATACTTTCAAGTCTCGCCCTTCCATCAATAAATAATCAACGTTTGAAACTGCGTTTCTcgtagaaattattaaaaaataggaCAATGGTCACGTCCTTTACCAATTTCTGAGGAGCGATTACAGGAAGATAGAAACCATACTCTTGCAGTCTCGTAAAGCTTTAAGGCTGAAGGAAGTTCGTGCTATAGTGCAGTTTCCGATATTATGAGAATGCGATTGCGATCACAAAAATTTGACGAGTGTGTATATGAATTGTAATGAGATTAAAGAAATATTCTTTGCACATTTTCGTAATTTACAGTATAACGAGCTCTGCTTATGGGGCAGGCCGTTTTTTTATACTATAAAGCTATTCAGTTAAAACTAATATAAAAGACATCCATACGCAAATGAAATGCCGATCTGTAGAATCAGTCTTACAGTACAGAAATCAGATCTGAGTTTTCTATGCTCTGTTACATTACGCGAGCAGGAATACTTTTTAAGCACATTCAGAAATGAAACGAGAGAGCAACGGTGACGTATGTACAGAGATAAACACTCTCGGGCATCGTCCGCGGAGATACACGATTATTTCACATATAAACGCCTGGCAGCTCGTCGAAAATGGCATATTTCTCTCTATGTGCACAAAACCACACGCATCGAAGGAAATAATTCAACGTATGTATTTATGCTTTCCCGGTGCTCGAAAAAAAAACCTTGGGCAACTCACAACTGAGTTTATGCTTCATGCGGAACAGCAATCTCAGGAGAGGGTACTTCTCGCGGTATCATTTAAACAGCAAACTTCTCGGATTCgtgtaaataaatactttaacccgtcgaaatattcctcgCTCACTAAACGTTAAGTACAAAGTCGCGCGATCCTGCAGGAGTATTAAAAATTCCTCTGCACTCTAGTTTATGTACAGAGCATACAGCCCAACGTTgctttctacaataaataatatCAATTTCCAGCAAAAGCAACACGAAACGCGAGTCACAAAACTGGGAAGTAAAATACTTTTTGTACGGAGCAGAATTGTTTCGAAaattcctcgtccacgtccacTGTTTGAAAGCTCGTCCCTTGGGACATAACGGGACCAAGCGATCACGGAGTctcgtccatttttttttattttataaaactctTATGATATGGATTAGCGCTTGTATATTGCATTATAAAAGTGCAATAAAATATCTGAATATTTTCTTTATCCGATTATTTATAAAAAGGTAGCTGCGACAATTCTTACAATCTAGAGAACCAGGGGATCAGTCAATACAGAAGATCGGAATGAAATCGTTACGTTTCAAGAACGAGCAAtgtaaaagaaagaaaagatttCCCTCCCCGCTTCGTCGGTAATCTTTGAATCGTCTTTCTCGCGTTGAGTGTCTCGGGAGCAACTCAGCAAGTCAGAGAAGCTCGAAAGCAGAGGGTGTTTTCGTGGGGGAGTGCATATCTCGAAACTGGTTGAAGTCCTGAAGTCCCTGTTAAACATATAATGAGAAGAGCGATTCAATCGACCCGACCATAGGAAGGGACGATGTCCTTCCCTATCCAGAAGTCGCAGTTCGGATAGTCGCGGTCGGGGAGAGTGTCTTGCCCAATGATCAGGACTCGTTTCACGCCGCTGGCATCCGCCTGAGCTACGTCGCCGTGCCAGACGAAATGATTGAACAGCTGCTGCATCGCAGAGACGTGCCTCTTCTCCGCGGGTGTGCGCGCAGCATACGATCCAAGTATCCCTGCGGCATCGCTGTCGGGGTCAGCGATTTCGCCGCGCGGCTGTGTCGCCACGTAGAAGGGAATGTTGGTCTTCATTCGAGCGACGGTCAGTAGCGGGCAGACCACGCGAATATCGGAAATCATGCTCAGCAGGCCATTCACTGTCGCGTTGTAGCGGCTGGAAACAGAAGAGCGTAGAAATGTAACTGATCGAAGTAATGGATGTAGTGAAAAAAACAGGAGCTCATTCTAACCTGAGGGCTTCGTCGTGCAGTCCTTTACTCCCCAGCAAGGATTCCCTCACGACCGTCTCGACTTGCGTGGAATTGAGAGTGATGTTCGAATGAAGGTACTTGAGAGGAGCTCCGGCATGAGCCGCGGTGCCCATCACGATCTTAACTGGAAGTTCGTCCTTTACCCAAACCCGGCCGACAGGTTCTTGAAGAATGGCCCCATCGAGGACGAGCCACTCGTGTCTCTTGTCCCTCGCCGTGGACGTCGCCTCCCTGGTCTCTGGGAGGCCAACGTTCCCTAAATGCCAAGTCTCCGGGACAGAATCGTGGAGCTCCTCGGCGCTCTTGGCTCGCAGACAGGCGGCGTCGCTGCACCTCACAGAATTCAGGAACTGCTGGCTGAGCTTCTCCGAGGCCGCTAACTCCCTTTCGGGGAATATCGCGCTGCCGCTGGATATCCAGACTCTAGAGAACAATCCTTCTGCCCGCCGAGTGCCGACCAGCGTCGTGACCAGGGTGCCACCCGCCCGATGACCCCACAAGGTCACAGACTTCTTGTTCCCACCGAAGTTCTCGATGTTGTGCTGCACCCACCGAAGAGCCACAATGATATCTGACAATCCGTAGTTACCAGAtgtgggtgggtgggtggatCTTGACAGTGGCTCTGCGGCCAGGAAGCCGAAGATTCCCAAGCTGCAATGTAAGAAGATTTATGCTGTTTAATCTGAATTGAATATGATTGGATGATTTCTAATAGGACCTCGAGGGTTTCACACTTACCGGAAGTTTGGTCTGACAAAGACCATGTCGCGAACGCGGGCCAGCTTCGCAGAGGGCTGCATCACGCCCGGGGAGCCGCTACTGAGGGTTTCCGCGCCGATCATGACGACTACCGGCAAAGGTGAATCGTATCTGACTTCAGGCGTGAACACGTCTAGGTACAAGCAGTTCTCGCTTCCAACGACGCCGCCTGAGGCATCCCGTTGCCAGCAGCTTTCCGAGGAGTTGTGGGCCAGATAAGTGCCCGTCCAGCAATGCTCGATTCTTCTCAACGGTTCGGCGGGTTGCCAACGGCGATTCTCTAGCGGCGGAACTGCGTAAGGGATCCCACGAAACGCAAACGCGCCATCCTCCGATACACCTTGCACGGGGCCACAGGAACTAACCGCCTCGACGTAGTTTCCATCTTTGATCGGTTGCATGCCAGTCTTCCTCGGGCCGAGCCAGGCCACGCAGATGATGATAACGACGGATATCAGGATGCACAGAGTCGCTACTATCGTGAAATGTATTATAAGAATCCTATTGCGCTTTCTAAACTTCTCTCATTTAATCTGAGGCCTTTAAGACGTGGCTACGGATGGCCAAAGTATATCATAAGTTACCTAGCACGAACAAGTTCCTCCTCGCAGCGGATATGCAAGCGACAAGGAAATGCTGCTTTGGCAGCTCGATACCGTCTGGAGCATCGCCGTCGAGTCGGACAGTCTCCATGCCATCTTCACTGCTGATAGGGTTCTTCTCCCCTGCGCCGTCATCGAGCGTCTCGACGCTGGCTAATCCAGCCGCTCCAGTTGCTCCCAGCTCCACTTCACCTTCCTAAAAATAACGTATTCTCAATTAAAGGCTCCGATATGCGGTAGAATTCAAGCAGGGCAGCTTTGCCTTTACATCGTTGGCAATATACATTACAGATCTTGATCCCCAATCGAACAGATAACAATTAAAACACGAGTCTCTTCTTCGTGGGGTATAAGAGCCCTAAACTGCCAGTGTAAATTTATTCTGCGCGGTGGTACGTGACTAACTGAGATGTAAAAGGGAGAAGAGCGACCGTCGATGGTGAAAGAATTCTCCAAGAAAAGATTGTACGTGCTGAAGT
Above is a genomic segment from Andrena cerasifolii isolate SP2316 chromosome 12, iyAndCera1_principal, whole genome shotgun sequence containing:
- the Nrt gene encoding neurotactin isoform X1 codes for the protein MSQGDQEKSMDKKEIAEEEREKMLNAENTKHTVSSTAPDSESEEQKPKKKIPIGGIKMPGFCRTKSKEPCKEDESKPAESGDGEVTEKTAKENEQNVSSEKTSTPSKDAKEKEGRKGILDAIKLPLVSVFPRKKNKEGEVELGATGAAGLASVETLDDGAGEKNPISSEDGMETVRLDGDAPDGIELPKQHFLVACISAARRNLFVLVATLCILISVVIIICVAWLGPRKTGMQPIKDGNYVEAVSSCGPVQGVSEDGAFAFRGIPYAVPPLENRRWQPAEPLRRIEHCWTGTYLAHNSSESCWQRDASGGVVGSENCLYLDVFTPEVRYDSPLPVVVMIGAETLSSGSPGVMQPSAKLARVRDMVFVRPNFRLGIFGFLAAEPLSRSTHPPTSGNYGLSDIIVALRWVQHNIENFGGNKKSVTLWGHRAGGTLVTTLVGTRRAEGLFSRVWISSGSAIFPERELAASEKLSQQFLNSVRCSDAACLRAKSAEELHDSVPETWHLGNVGLPETREATSTARDKRHEWLVLDGAILQEPVGRVWVKDELPVKIVMGTAAHAGAPLKYLHSNITLNSTQVETVVRESLLGSKGLHDEALSRYNATVNGLLSMISDIRVVCPLLTVARMKTNIPFYVATQPRGEIADPDSDAAGILGSYAARTPAEKRHVSAMQQLFNHFVWHGDVAQADASGVKRVLIIGQDTLPDRDYPNCDFWIGKDIVPSYGRVD
- the Nrt gene encoding neurotactin isoform X2, producing MSQGDQEKSMDKKEIAEEEREKMLNAENTKHTVSSTAPDSESEEQKPKKKIPIGGIKMPGFCRTKSKEPCKEDESKPAESGDGEVTEKTAKENEQNVSSEKTSTPSKDAKEKEGRKGILDAIKLPLVSVFPRKKNKEGEVELGATGAAGLASVETLDDGAGEKNPISSEDGMETVRLDGDAPDGIELPKQHFLVACISAARRNLFVLATLCILISVVIIICVAWLGPRKTGMQPIKDGNYVEAVSSCGPVQGVSEDGAFAFRGIPYAVPPLENRRWQPAEPLRRIEHCWTGTYLAHNSSESCWQRDASGGVVGSENCLYLDVFTPEVRYDSPLPVVVMIGAETLSSGSPGVMQPSAKLARVRDMVFVRPNFRLGIFGFLAAEPLSRSTHPPTSGNYGLSDIIVALRWVQHNIENFGGNKKSVTLWGHRAGGTLVTTLVGTRRAEGLFSRVWISSGSAIFPERELAASEKLSQQFLNSVRCSDAACLRAKSAEELHDSVPETWHLGNVGLPETREATSTARDKRHEWLVLDGAILQEPVGRVWVKDELPVKIVMGTAAHAGAPLKYLHSNITLNSTQVETVVRESLLGSKGLHDEALSRYNATVNGLLSMISDIRVVCPLLTVARMKTNIPFYVATQPRGEIADPDSDAAGILGSYAARTPAEKRHVSAMQQLFNHFVWHGDVAQADASGVKRVLIIGQDTLPDRDYPNCDFWIGKDIVPSYGRVD